In one window of Microbacterium natoriense DNA:
- a CDS encoding purple acid phosphatase family protein, producing MSSLTPSAHRRPARRTGAWIAAAAVGATLVLSGLVAAPATAASTAQYTGIILGVGANESQRIVTWYSTADEEQLVQLAPTASVVNGEFPATAKTFTATGTANITSVGGVNRHTTLTGLEENTAYTYRVGSEGNWSTAYSFSTQSFDGDFDFLFFGDPQIGASGNVANDGAGWANTLDVALGANPTAELLVSGGDQVETANTETQWDAFLASDKLRQYPWVATIGNHDVGGKAYEQHLYTPNTDRSAKYYANGDPASNTSGGDYWFIYKDVLFIDLNSNSYKTTDGTNGDAAHVAYVTDVINQHGAEAKHTVLVYHHAIYSAASHAKDADNKVRRVDFPTVFSNLGVDLVLQGHDHVYTRSYEIKNGEKANPDEQPGQDEIFVGPGGVVYMTANSASGSKYYNITAPDASGTSGAGNGADPLNPSSYWYNSVQSQEKTRSYVQVKVRDDKLIVEDIRSEASGSNPVLSVVDSVTINANHGDGQDIQVDVPESAPGEFGWTIDGTNRLVDLGTAVEKDNTYFTASGEINPITVTDTRKTHSGWSISASVGDFTDGAKVLSGKYLGWTPSVKEEGAGTIAGAPIASGYTSGTGLSESRALAGAWNGHELGASKVGAGLELTFPNTTEKGAYRATLTLTALAG from the coding sequence ATGTCCTCCCTCACCCCATCCGCTCACCGGCGACCGGCGCGTCGCACCGGTGCGTGGATCGCCGCCGCAGCTGTCGGCGCGACGCTGGTCCTCAGCGGTCTCGTCGCGGCTCCCGCGACGGCAGCGTCCACTGCGCAGTACACCGGGATCATCCTCGGCGTCGGCGCGAACGAATCTCAGCGCATCGTCACCTGGTACAGCACCGCCGACGAGGAGCAGCTCGTGCAGCTGGCTCCGACGGCATCCGTCGTGAACGGCGAGTTCCCCGCCACCGCGAAGACGTTCACGGCCACCGGAACGGCCAACATCACCTCGGTCGGCGGCGTCAACCGCCACACCACCCTCACCGGCCTCGAAGAGAACACGGCATACACCTACCGTGTCGGATCCGAGGGCAACTGGTCGACGGCCTACTCCTTCTCCACCCAGTCGTTCGACGGCGACTTCGACTTCCTGTTCTTCGGCGACCCGCAGATCGGCGCCTCCGGCAACGTCGCGAACGACGGCGCCGGATGGGCGAACACGCTCGACGTCGCCCTGGGGGCGAACCCGACCGCGGAGCTGCTCGTCTCCGGCGGCGACCAGGTCGAGACGGCCAACACCGAGACGCAGTGGGACGCGTTCCTCGCCTCGGACAAGCTGCGCCAGTACCCGTGGGTCGCGACCATCGGAAACCACGACGTCGGCGGCAAGGCCTACGAGCAGCACCTGTACACGCCCAACACCGACCGCAGCGCGAAGTACTACGCGAACGGCGACCCGGCGTCGAACACCTCGGGTGGCGACTACTGGTTCATCTACAAGGACGTGCTGTTCATCGACCTGAACAGCAACAGCTACAAGACCACCGACGGCACGAACGGCGACGCGGCGCACGTGGCCTACGTGACCGACGTGATCAACCAGCACGGCGCAGAGGCGAAGCACACCGTGCTCGTCTACCACCACGCGATCTACTCGGCCGCGTCGCACGCGAAGGACGCCGACAACAAGGTCCGCCGCGTCGACTTCCCGACCGTGTTCTCGAACCTGGGCGTCGACCTCGTGCTGCAGGGCCACGACCACGTCTACACCCGCAGCTACGAGATCAAGAACGGCGAGAAGGCGAACCCCGACGAGCAGCCCGGACAGGACGAGATCTTCGTCGGCCCCGGCGGTGTCGTCTACATGACCGCCAACTCGGCATCCGGATCGAAGTACTACAACATCACCGCTCCGGACGCGTCAGGCACGAGCGGCGCCGGAAACGGCGCCGACCCGCTGAACCCGTCGAGCTACTGGTACAACTCCGTGCAGAGCCAGGAGAAGACCCGCTCCTACGTGCAGGTCAAGGTCCGCGACGACAAGCTCATCGTCGAAGACATCCGCAGCGAGGCCTCGGGCTCCAACCCGGTGCTGTCGGTGGTCGACTCGGTCACGATCAACGCGAACCACGGAGACGGCCAGGACATCCAGGTCGACGTCCCCGAGAGCGCACCCGGAGAGTTCGGCTGGACGATCGACGGCACCAATCGCCTCGTCGACCTCGGCACGGCCGTCGAGAAGGACAACACGTACTTCACCGCCTCGGGCGAGATCAACCCGATCACCGTCACCGACACGCGCAAGACGCACTCTGGCTGGTCGATCTCGGCATCCGTCGGCGACTTCACCGATGGCGCCAAGGTCCTCTCGGGCAAGTACCTCGGCTGGACCCCGTCTGTGAAGGAGGAGGGTGCGGGCACGATCGCCGGCGCCCCGATCGCCTCGGGCTACACCAGCGGAACCGGTCTGTCGGAGTCGCGCGCCCTCGCCGGCGCGTGGAACGGGCACGAACTCGGCGCATCCAAGGTCGGCGCAGGGCTCGAGCTGACATTCCCGAACACGACGGAGAAGGGCGCGTACCGCGCGACCCTGACCCTCACCGCGCTCGCCGGCTGA
- a CDS encoding HupE/UreJ family protein, translating into MRRIRPTAAVIGLVAAAGILTIAAPAAAHGFTSVVYADVTAQGGTVVSELKLEYDLLIVSAADAEDDDSLFDDGTYAFEAQDAQLQVQALEDHIDSVAAYVTAGFTAAVGGEVCPARLDDELEMTLAEGVPYVRLTVVSDCAPTNDGHVITSTLFGDDEGYVRDTKAVVTYDLDLQHGSAALDAQHPSFDTEQTGWERFWSFFALGAEHLLTGIDHILFLLALIVGSRRLREIVLAATSFTIAHSVTFILAAVGVVSVPAVVVEPIIALSIAVVAAWYLLRLGRKREHVDDLSRRSGPLGLDRSGWLRLAVVFVFGLVHGLGFAAALGIDQPWSWTLLWSLLVFNLGIEAVQIGIILAVFPLLVLLRRKAPKTGMWVAGIVAAGVTAAGLYWFVERLLGA; encoded by the coding sequence ATGAGACGCATCCGCCCCACCGCCGCAGTGATCGGCCTCGTCGCCGCAGCCGGAATCCTCACGATCGCCGCGCCCGCCGCCGCTCACGGCTTCACCTCGGTCGTCTACGCCGACGTCACCGCGCAGGGCGGCACGGTCGTGTCCGAGCTGAAGCTCGAGTACGACCTGCTGATCGTGTCGGCCGCGGATGCAGAAGACGACGACTCTCTGTTCGACGACGGCACCTACGCGTTCGAGGCGCAGGACGCGCAGCTGCAGGTGCAGGCGCTCGAGGATCACATCGACTCGGTCGCGGCCTATGTCACGGCGGGCTTCACCGCCGCGGTCGGCGGCGAGGTCTGCCCTGCCCGCCTCGACGACGAGCTCGAGATGACTCTCGCCGAAGGGGTGCCGTACGTGCGGCTGACCGTCGTGAGCGACTGCGCGCCCACCAACGACGGCCACGTGATCACGAGCACCCTGTTCGGCGATGACGAGGGATACGTGCGCGACACCAAGGCGGTCGTCACCTACGACCTCGACCTGCAGCACGGCAGCGCGGCGCTCGACGCGCAGCATCCGTCCTTCGACACAGAGCAGACGGGGTGGGAGCGCTTCTGGTCGTTCTTCGCGCTCGGCGCCGAGCACCTGCTCACCGGCATCGATCACATCCTCTTCCTGCTCGCGCTGATCGTCGGCTCGAGGAGGCTGCGCGAGATCGTGCTGGCGGCGACCTCGTTCACGATCGCGCACTCGGTGACGTTCATCCTCGCCGCCGTCGGCGTGGTCTCGGTGCCCGCGGTCGTCGTGGAGCCCATCATCGCTCTCTCGATCGCCGTGGTCGCGGCCTGGTACCTGCTGCGCCTGGGGCGCAAGCGCGAGCACGTGGACGATCTCTCTCGGCGCAGCGGGCCGCTCGGCCTCGACCGTTCCGGTTGGCTGCGGCTGGCTGTCGTCTTCGTGTTCGGCCTCGTGCACGGGCTCGGCTTCGCCGCCGCGCTCGGCATCGACCAGCCGTGGTCGTGGACGCTGCTGTGGTCTCTGCTCGTATTCAACCTCGGCATCGAGGCGGTGCAGATCGGGATCATCCTCGCCGTGTTCCCCCTGCTAGTCCTGCTGCGACGGAAGGCGCCGAAGACCGGCATGTGGGTCGCCGGCATCGTAGCGGCGGGTGTGACCGCGGCGGGTCTGTACTGGTTCGTGGAGCGTCTGCTCGGCGCCTGA
- a CDS encoding MFS transporter — MTSPRPRLAPLYLAGFTTAFGAHGIAAALGAESEDIGWTLLAFGFTLALYDLAEVLLKPLFGALSDRVGVRPVIVGGLLAFSVFSVVGAVAPGMIALVIARFGQGAAASAFSPASSAAVARLVDDSSRGRYFGRYGSWKSLGYALGPLLGAVLVVWGGMPALFWALAVLGVAAAAWVGFAVPEVPVLPRKRVTLVDLGRELIAPGFLVPTLVLAATTGALAVAVGFLPLLGRQIGLGTVGSMAIVTVLAVVSSVIQPLVGAANDRGRISVRLGAVGGLGLIAAGIGLVAAVDHPVSLVVAAVLVGAGVGAATPVAFSHLAASTPPERMGRTMGSAELGRELGDAGGPLVAGAVATASVPGVGLAVVAALTLGAGGLALIGLRERTIAAD; from the coding sequence GTGACCTCCCCGCGCCCCCGCCTGGCTCCGCTCTATCTCGCCGGCTTCACGACCGCTTTCGGCGCGCACGGCATCGCGGCGGCTTTGGGCGCCGAGAGCGAGGACATCGGCTGGACCCTGCTCGCCTTCGGGTTCACCCTCGCCCTGTACGACCTGGCCGAGGTCCTGCTCAAGCCGCTGTTCGGAGCGCTCAGCGACCGCGTCGGCGTGCGCCCCGTGATCGTGGGCGGTTTGCTCGCGTTCTCGGTCTTCTCCGTGGTGGGGGCGGTGGCGCCGGGGATGATCGCGCTGGTGATCGCCCGATTCGGGCAGGGGGCCGCCGCATCCGCTTTCTCGCCCGCCTCCAGCGCGGCCGTGGCCCGCCTCGTCGACGATTCGTCGCGCGGGCGCTATTTCGGCCGGTACGGATCGTGGAAGAGCCTCGGCTACGCGCTCGGTCCGCTGCTCGGAGCGGTCCTCGTCGTCTGGGGAGGGATGCCGGCGCTGTTCTGGGCTCTCGCCGTGCTGGGGGTCGCGGCCGCGGCCTGGGTGGGGTTCGCCGTGCCCGAGGTGCCCGTGCTGCCGCGAAAGCGCGTCACCCTCGTCGACCTCGGGCGCGAGCTGATCGCTCCCGGCTTCCTCGTACCGACCCTCGTGCTCGCTGCGACCACGGGCGCGCTCGCCGTGGCTGTCGGCTTCCTGCCCCTGCTCGGGCGGCAGATCGGTCTCGGCACCGTCGGCAGCATGGCGATCGTGACCGTGCTGGCCGTCGTGTCCAGTGTCATTCAGCCGTTGGTCGGCGCGGCGAACGACCGAGGTCGCATATCCGTCCGTCTGGGTGCGGTCGGCGGTCTCGGGCTCATCGCGGCGGGCATCGGGCTTGTCGCGGCGGTCGATCACCCTGTCTCCCTCGTGGTGGCGGCCGTTCTCGTCGGTGCGGGGGTGGGCGCCGCAACACCTGTGGCGTTCTCGCATCTCGCCGCCTCGACCCCTCCGGAGCGCATGGGCCGCACGATGGGCAGCGCCGAGCTGGGGCGGGAGCTGGGGGATGCCGGGGGTCCGCTCGTCGCGGGTGCGGTGGCGACGGCATCCGTCCCCGGCGTCGGCCTCGCGGTCGTCGCCGCCCTCACGCTCGGCGCCGGCGGTCTGGCCCTCATCGGGCTGCGCGAGCGCACGATCGCGGCGGACTAG
- a CDS encoding sensor histidine kinase → MPFMRTPSAREHRGDLVLAGVLLVGTVLSAALSSIAQVYGDEAQELWTALVYAVFIAVPLAVRRRWPGIVAIVVSLAYFAAVSLKVPEIFVGNISMFVALYTVGAWMNDRRRAMIVRIGIIVGMFVWLIITMYRDAITEADKADVAAGLFSPYIAYMLIQLLLNILYFGGAYYFGERAWAAAAERAVLEERTAELEREREVTAAQAVALDRVRIARELHDVVAHHVSVMGVQAGAARLVIEQDPDGARQLLTGVETSAREAIRELHQLLETLRTPGGDATETASTLGLDDIAELAASSTEAGLPADYAVIGDPVPVPPMIAVNLYRIAQESLTNARRHAGAGATADVRVRYDDDGVEVEIVNTGRSIVNLRPGLGQLGMRERATASGGTLEVTPRPSGGLRVRARVPLEARA, encoded by the coding sequence ATGCCCTTCATGCGCACCCCCTCCGCTCGCGAGCACCGCGGCGATCTCGTGCTCGCCGGCGTCCTGCTCGTCGGCACGGTGCTCAGCGCTGCGCTCTCCTCGATCGCGCAGGTGTACGGCGATGAGGCCCAGGAACTGTGGACCGCCCTCGTCTACGCCGTGTTCATCGCGGTTCCTCTCGCCGTGCGTCGGCGTTGGCCGGGCATCGTCGCGATCGTCGTCTCACTCGCATACTTCGCCGCGGTCTCGCTGAAGGTGCCGGAGATCTTCGTCGGCAACATCTCGATGTTCGTCGCCCTGTACACGGTCGGCGCCTGGATGAACGACCGCCGCCGAGCCATGATCGTACGGATCGGGATCATCGTCGGCATGTTCGTGTGGCTCATCATCACGATGTACCGCGACGCCATCACCGAGGCCGACAAGGCGGATGTCGCGGCGGGCCTGTTCTCTCCCTACATCGCGTACATGCTGATCCAGCTGCTGCTGAACATCCTGTACTTCGGCGGCGCCTACTACTTCGGCGAGCGGGCCTGGGCTGCAGCCGCCGAGCGAGCCGTACTCGAGGAGCGCACCGCCGAGCTGGAGCGCGAGCGCGAGGTCACCGCGGCGCAGGCGGTCGCCCTCGATCGGGTGCGCATCGCCCGCGAGCTGCACGACGTCGTCGCCCATCACGTCTCGGTCATGGGCGTGCAGGCGGGCGCGGCGCGACTCGTGATCGAGCAGGACCCCGACGGCGCCCGCCAGCTGCTCACGGGCGTCGAGACCTCGGCGCGAGAGGCCATCCGCGAGCTGCACCAGCTTCTCGAGACCCTGCGCACCCCTGGCGGCGACGCGACCGAGACCGCGTCGACCCTCGGCCTCGACGACATCGCCGAGCTCGCCGCCTCTTCCACGGAGGCGGGCCTGCCCGCCGACTACGCCGTGATCGGAGACCCCGTCCCGGTGCCGCCCATGATCGCGGTCAACCTGTACCGCATCGCCCAGGAGTCGCTCACGAACGCGCGCCGCCACGCCGGAGCCGGCGCCACCGCCGATGTGCGGGTGCGGTACGACGACGACGGTGTCGAAGTCGAGATCGTGAACACGGGCCGCAGCATCGTGAACCTCCGTCCCGGCCTCGGCCAGCTCGGCATGCGCGAGCGGGCGACCGCGTCGGGGGGCACGCTCGAGGTGACTCCGCGGCCCAGCGGCGGACTGCGGGTGCGGGCCCGGGTTCCCCTGGAGGCACGCGCGTGA
- a CDS encoding response regulator, translating to MIRVLLVDDHAMLRAGFRTILESQPDITVVGEAGTGADAVDQASTLLPDVITMDVQMPDMDGIEATRRIVADPRVSSAIAIVTTFDRDDYLFQALDAGAAGFLLKNAGPEDLITAVRALAAGDGMLSPEVTRRVLARFATTPGIRSRTDRHDAPAAVAASAPGTATRPSSTTPVVLAEPLTDREAEVLVLLADARSNAEIATALYIGEATVKTHVSRILQKLGARDRVQAVVTAHRLGLA from the coding sequence GTGATCCGGGTGCTGCTGGTCGACGACCACGCCATGCTGCGGGCCGGATTCCGCACGATCCTCGAGAGCCAGCCCGACATCACCGTCGTCGGCGAGGCGGGCACCGGAGCGGATGCCGTCGACCAGGCATCGACGCTGCTCCCCGACGTCATCACGATGGACGTGCAGATGCCCGACATGGACGGCATCGAGGCCACCCGCCGTATCGTCGCCGACCCGCGGGTATCTTCCGCCATCGCGATCGTGACGACCTTCGACCGCGACGACTACCTCTTCCAGGCGCTGGACGCAGGGGCCGCGGGATTCCTCCTCAAGAACGCCGGACCGGAAGACCTCATCACCGCGGTCCGCGCACTCGCCGCAGGCGACGGGATGCTGTCGCCCGAGGTGACGCGACGCGTGCTCGCTCGATTCGCCACGACGCCCGGGATCCGCAGCCGGACCGACCGACACGACGCACCCGCGGCGGTCGCGGCATCCGCTCCCGGTACCGCAACGCGCCCGTCGTCCACCACGCCGGTCGTGCTGGCCGAGCCCCTCACCGACCGCGAGGCCGAAGTGCTCGTGCTGCTCGCCGACGCCCGCAGCAACGCGGAGATCGCGACCGCCCTGTACATCGGCGAGGCGACCGTGAAGACGCACGTGTCGAGGATCCTGCAGAAGCTGGGCGCCCGCGACCGGGTGCAGGCCGTCGTGACGGCGCACCGGCTGGGGCTCGCCTAG
- a CDS encoding benzoate/H(+) symporter BenE family transporter produces MPEAAPLTRPITAGVVTALVGFTSSFAVVLTGLSAVGATPAQAASGLLAVCLTMGVACVVLAWRYRMPITVAWSTPGAALLAATGAVEGGWSAAVGAFLLTGALILLTALWPALGALIARIPPSIAQAMLAGVLLPLCLAPITGLVENLWGVVPVVLTWLVFARLAPRWAVPLAFVAASVVVAISLVQTGSPVDPALLLPRIELTAPTFSLGAAVGIALPLFIVTMASQNVPGIAIMRSFGYEVPWRPAMLVTGLGTALGATAGGHAINLAAISAALAAAPDADPDPKRRWIAGVSTGVSYLVLGGFSAAFAALVLLAPQAVIPAVAGLALFAAFGSAVQQAIDDPGERLPAVATFLVAASGIAVLGVSAAFWALVAGLLVRAVLHAGKRPQG; encoded by the coding sequence ATGCCCGAGGCCGCACCGTTGACCCGCCCGATCACGGCCGGCGTCGTCACCGCCCTCGTCGGATTCACGAGCTCTTTCGCCGTGGTGCTCACGGGGCTGTCCGCCGTCGGCGCGACGCCCGCGCAGGCTGCGAGCGGGCTGCTCGCGGTGTGCCTCACGATGGGCGTCGCGTGCGTTGTGCTCGCCTGGCGGTATCGGATGCCGATCACCGTCGCCTGGTCCACCCCCGGGGCCGCCCTGCTCGCCGCGACCGGCGCGGTGGAGGGCGGATGGTCAGCAGCCGTCGGCGCGTTCCTCCTCACCGGCGCGCTGATCCTGCTGACCGCCCTGTGGCCCGCTCTCGGGGCCCTGATCGCGCGCATCCCGCCGTCCATCGCTCAGGCGATGCTCGCCGGGGTCCTCCTTCCGCTGTGCCTCGCACCGATCACGGGCCTCGTCGAGAACCTCTGGGGCGTCGTGCCGGTCGTACTCACCTGGCTGGTGTTCGCGCGGCTCGCGCCACGCTGGGCCGTGCCGCTCGCGTTCGTCGCGGCATCCGTCGTCGTCGCGATCTCGCTCGTGCAGACCGGATCCCCCGTCGACCCTGCCCTGCTGCTGCCACGGATCGAGCTGACGGCGCCCACGTTCTCCCTGGGCGCCGCGGTCGGCATCGCCCTGCCGCTGTTCATCGTGACCATGGCCTCGCAGAACGTGCCGGGAATCGCCATCATGCGCAGCTTCGGCTACGAGGTCCCCTGGCGGCCGGCGATGCTCGTGACCGGGCTCGGCACCGCGCTCGGCGCCACCGCGGGCGGTCACGCGATCAACCTCGCCGCCATCAGCGCCGCTCTCGCGGCCGCCCCCGATGCCGATCCGGACCCGAAGCGCCGCTGGATCGCCGGCGTCTCGACCGGTGTTTCCTATCTCGTGCTCGGCGGATTCTCAGCGGCGTTCGCCGCTCTGGTGCTGCTGGCTCCGCAGGCCGTCATCCCGGCGGTCGCCGGCCTCGCCCTGTTCGCAGCCTTCGGCTCGGCCGTGCAGCAGGCCATCGACGACCCCGGCGAGCGTCTGCCCGCGGTCGCGACCTTCCTCGTCGCGGCATCCGGAATCGCCGTGCTGGGAGTGAGCGCCGCCTTCTGGGCTCTCGTCGCCGGCCTGCTCGTGCGGGCGGTGCTGCACGCGGGGAAGCGCCCACAGGGTTAG
- a CDS encoding ABC transporter ATP-binding protein, translating into MTTGKLELSGITKSYGSRLVLDDVSFQVAPGRLTGFVGGNGAGKTTTMRIVLGLLSADGGRVELDGSPLTAEDRRHFGYMPEERGLYPKMKVLEQIVYLARLHGFSKADAAARATALLTELGLDARLNDTIESLSLGNQQRAQIAASLVHDPEVLILDEPFSGLDPLAVDVVAGVLQASAAKGASILFSSHQLDVVERLCDDLVILAGGTIRASGSRDALRAEHAGDRYELVSAGDAGWLRTEPGVTVLDFEGGYALFEAESADVAQRVLRAAVDRGDVASFAPKHPSLAQIFKEVIQ; encoded by the coding sequence GTGACCACAGGAAAGCTCGAATTGAGCGGCATCACCAAGAGCTATGGCTCGCGGCTCGTGCTCGACGACGTCTCGTTCCAGGTCGCCCCCGGGCGCCTCACGGGCTTCGTCGGCGGCAACGGAGCCGGCAAGACGACGACCATGCGGATCGTGCTCGGCCTGCTATCGGCCGACGGCGGACGTGTCGAGCTCGACGGCTCGCCGCTCACCGCCGAGGACCGCAGGCACTTCGGCTACATGCCGGAGGAGCGCGGTCTGTATCCGAAGATGAAGGTGCTGGAGCAGATCGTCTACCTCGCGCGACTGCACGGATTCAGCAAGGCGGATGCCGCGGCTCGTGCCACGGCCCTTCTCACCGAACTCGGTCTCGACGCCCGCCTGAACGACACCATCGAGTCGCTCTCGCTCGGCAACCAGCAGCGTGCGCAGATCGCAGCGTCCCTCGTGCACGATCCCGAGGTGCTGATCCTCGACGAGCCGTTCTCCGGTCTCGACCCCCTCGCGGTCGACGTGGTCGCGGGAGTACTGCAGGCGAGCGCCGCGAAGGGCGCCTCGATCCTGTTCTCCTCTCACCAGCTCGACGTCGTCGAGCGGCTCTGCGACGACCTCGTGATCCTCGCCGGCGGCACGATCCGCGCGTCCGGATCCCGCGACGCGCTGCGCGCCGAGCACGCCGGCGACCGCTACGAGCTGGTGTCGGCGGGCGACGCCGGCTGGCTGCGCACCGAGCCGGGCGTGACGGTGCTCGATTTCGAAGGCGGGTACGCCCTGTTCGAGGCCGAGAGCGCCGACGTCGCGCAGCGCGTGCTGCGTGCCGCAGTCGACCGCGGCGATGTCGCGAGCTTCGCCCCCAAGCATCCGTCTCTCGCCCAGATCTTCAAGGAGGTCATCCAGTGA